In the genome of Afipia felis ATCC 53690, the window TATCGCAAGACCAAGATGAGCCGCATCGCGATCCGTGACTTCGGTTCCCGGGGATTGATCCCGGGTCTCGTGAAGTCGAGCTGGTAAGGAGGGGCGCATGTCAACGCACGATCCGATCAGCGATCTCATCACTCGCATCCGCAACGCGCAGATGCGCTCCAAGTCCAAGGTTTCGACCCCGGGCTCGAAGATGCGCGCCAACGTTCTCGAAGTGCTGAAGTCCGAGGGTTACATCCGCGGCTACGCCAGCGTCGAGCACGCCAGCGGTCATAACGAGCTCGAAATCGAGCTGAAATATTTCGACGGCGAGCCGGTCATCAAGGAGATCGAGCGCGTGTCGAAGCCGGGCCGCCGGGTTTACGCGTCGGTGAAGAACCTGCCGCGTGTCCGCAACGGTCTTGGCATTTCGGTGCTGTCGACCCCGAAGGGAATCATGGCTGACCACGCCGCGCGTGACGCGAACGTGGGTGGCGAAATTCTCTTCACGGTATTCTGAGGAAGGACGAACCATGTCACGCGTAGGCAAACGGCCCGTCGCGATCGCCTCGGGCGTTACCGCGAATGTCGAGGGTCAGACTGTCAAGGTGAAGGGCCCGAAGGGCACCCTTCAGTTCATCGTGCACGACGACGTGTCGGTGGAGTTGAAGGACAATGTGATCCGCGTCGCGCCGCGCTTCGAAACCAAGCGTGCGCAGTCGCTGTACGGCACCGCGCGTGCCCAGATCGCGAACCTTGTCGAGGGCGTCACCAAGGGCTTCGAGAAGAAGCTGGAAATCACCGGCGTCGGCTACCGCGCGGCCTTGCAGGGCAAGAACCTGCAGCTCTCGCTCGGCTACAGCCACGATGTGGTTTATCCGATCCCGGAAGGCATCACCATCACGGTGCCGAAGCCGACGGAAATCACCATCGCCGGCAATGACAGCCAGCGCGTCGGTCAGGTCGCGGCAGAGATCCGCGGCTATCGTCCGCCCGAGCCGTACAAGGGCAAGGGCGTGAAGTACGCCAATGAATTCATCTTCCGCAAGGAAG includes:
- the rplF gene encoding 50S ribosomal protein L6, yielding MSRVGKRPVAIASGVTANVEGQTVKVKGPKGTLQFIVHDDVSVELKDNVIRVAPRFETKRAQSLYGTARAQIANLVEGVTKGFEKKLEITGVGYRAALQGKNLQLSLGYSHDVVYPIPEGITITVPKPTEITIAGNDSQRVGQVAAEIRGYRPPEPYKGKGVKYANEFIFRKEGKKK
- the rpsH gene encoding 30S ribosomal protein S8; translation: MSTHDPISDLITRIRNAQMRSKSKVSTPGSKMRANVLEVLKSEGYIRGYASVEHASGHNELEIELKYFDGEPVIKEIERVSKPGRRVYASVKNLPRVRNGLGISVLSTPKGIMADHAARDANVGGEILFTVF